In the Ptychodera flava strain L36383 chromosome 1, AS_Pfla_20210202, whole genome shotgun sequence genome, ttgatttcgggcgtgtggaggaaatgggtatggcagcaattttttcCCGTCACTgtggcagcaattttttttctattgtttgtcctgcataatttttttttacacacgtggaagcaatgcaatttttttcgtGAGTGCCATTTTTAATATGCGGTTCTTGAGTTAATTAAATGTCACTGGTTAACGACTGCACATCTAAAAATAACGAGTAGTATTATTCTGTGTGAGCACAGGACAGATGACATTAAATTAGAGGGCAGAGATTGTGTAAAACAAAGGATTGTctctatttattgaaattaagtaGTAAAAATCTGGGAAAAAACTACCAGAGCATCGTGTGGAGTTGCAAGAGACCGAAAGCGATATGTCctccctctcgcatcgaaaatgttgaaactttgatgtgtgcaatgattCAATATAgtacaatctgagaggtgtttcaatctGTTTGTACTAGATAaagctatttgaaaatgacaaaggacACATAGGAGAGCGAGAGAGGGGTATCCtatgtcatttttttctcaagacATTTGATCTATTTTTCCCCTTCTTCTTCACCTGCTGATAATTTTCCCCAaaaatcctccagccccccccccccccgaaatcaaatgaaGTTACGGTCCCTTACGATCACACCCGGCGAGCCTTGGACATCTATCACCATTCACCATCACCCGAATTTTTCGGATTTACCATTCGAGGTTTCGATGGGTAAACGCTGTCTAAGGTCGGTCAGAGTACGCTTACTTATAAAGTTTCTTTTCTTCGCAAGAATGTGAGTGGCGGGGGCCCTGCCGCAAAACAAATACAGCTTCTGTATGAGCTGCAGTCCTTTGAATTTATATCCGCTATGCtatcttttgatgattttagtcAGCTACGATACTAATATAGCTTCTGTGAACTACACTTTCTTTTAAATTAATTCCATCCTGCTATTAGTGATCTCTGAATAAAAATTAGTATGGAAAGTATTCAACAGACAGAAATAGACCAAAAATGCTAAATCTATCGTGCATGTACATGTTGCATTGAAATGAACTCAGCTTTACTATTAATATCACTAGATTATACCATTAGATGAATCACGTGCtgtattagaaaaaaattggtaGTTGATGAGTTTTAGCAGAccaaactttattttaaaaagTACAGTGTCTCAAATATAGTAATGGAGGCAGTTATTCGTTGCTGAGTTTCGAATTCCGGCCAACGGCGCGCCAGGTTTAACACAGGATGATAGCATTTATTCCCTCTGGCCTTTGGAGTCCGTCCAGACGGTAATAAAAACCGTAACATGTTCTATCACGATTTCACTAAATATAACTCATCAGAACATAGGagattttgctatttttcacgcaaagttATTTTGCATGACCTGAAGTCACCCTAAAAATGATACACGACTTACGAGTACGTCACGACTTTTGGTTTGTGGAACGACAGCATGACGTCAGAACAGTACCGTCAAGTGATCAGCTGGGATGCCAGAGTACGGCCTATATGGTACGCCTTCAGAAATATTCGGAACGGATTGACCTAAGGCATACATAcctagatacatacatagatacacagatacatacctAGATACATACCTAGATACATAcctagatacatacatacatacatacatacatacatacatacatacatacatacatacatacatacatagttatATGATGATATAGTTGTGTATACAGTTATATATTGTTATATCTGTAATTATATTTGCAGTGATATAtatacaactgtaacagcagaTAAATACGCGCCTAGCGCTGCATACTCACCCTTAGCGGGGGTCAGCTAAATGAAGAAGCGATGACAACCGTTGGTCGTTCGTTCTGTGTAGTAAGGCTTGGGAGAGAGTGCCTCTGCTGTGTGTCAAGACTCACGACATCAACATCCGGGATGCTGTCACCTATCCTCAGGTTGCCGGACTGCATCATCGACCTGAACTCGTACATAAAATCAAGATGGCGGCGTAcctatttttgcaaaataacatATACAGAATGTATACACTTATGTTATTAGAACTAGTAGAATTCGCTGATATTTGCTGCTGTAGACTATTATATTTGCAAAAAACCGTATACACTCCTATCATGCCACATCTGAGACCGTAATTTTGGCGCCAAAATACAACTTCTGCATGAACGATAATTTATAGTTTGCTTAAATCTCTTGATTTTTCTTGATgtgttttattgtttattttacgAAGAATTGAATGTAGTCTACCTCTGGGTCTTTCTCGTATTTCTGGAGCAGCATCTCTATGACAAACACGCCCATTGGTGTTCCTTTGAAGTCGGGAAATTCTGGACATGTTTCTCGTAGCACCTGGTTGGCGGTGTCCGACCATATCGTCATCATGCCAATGATGACAGTCGGACTCGCTGGGTCGAGATTATCGTAGAGGAGTTGGGTttcttcagaaaatgtcaattctCGGTGTTTTCTTGCTATCTGAATGACCAGATCTCTGTTTTGCAGAAAGTTAAATAGTTTTCCTGTAATACAAGATGGAAAGAAGAAGTTAAACATTGGAAATTATGTCTGGAGCGAGATAAATAATATGCGTTCTCATAAGGTCAAAATAAAagcatgtgtgtttgtgttacACGCCCCGGGGAAATAGGTTACGTTGGTCGGATGGGGaatttttgcttttgtttttgaatCACTGAGATCAAATTATGGAAACGGACAACTGTGGtagattaattactaatttatAATTAGGATAGGTCGGATTACCAGAAACTAAGAATAAAAGCGATTGGGGTAGATCAACTTACGGGGTGAGTCCCGTGgaatatttttacatatgaGTCTTGTACAATCGTGCATAATGCTTGTATAAAATCGATTTTGCAATGGAGTTCCACGACTGTCTTATCGCTGAAACACACACTGCTCTTTCAGGAAGGAAGAAATTAACAATTACTATGCTAATTAATATTCGATATCGTCTTtaatattgatatatttaaattctaCGTCAACTCAGTCAACTGAAATCAGCCATACTCCCGAAAGGACCGAATTCTTGTCAAATCGTGAAACTCTCGTACCAGAAGTAAATTCTATTGACGTTGCCATGGTGAATGATTGCTATGGCAGGGCTGTCCTTTCGCGCCACACTAGCCACACCTGTTCATGGAAAAGCTTACGATGAAATTTTTTCTACGGAAATGTTCAAAAAAGTCGAGCGAATATTCTCTGGATGAAATCACGCTTGAATGTGAAGGAATGCGGTACGACAGTGTTAATTTCCCGGTGCGAAACAGTCACTTGCTCAAAACTATGTACATTGCCAACAGAAAGGGTATTATGTTTGCCAGCCTCACCTAAAATTCCTTGCACAAAAGGGAGTACCTTAACATTTTAAATGTTGTGACATTTCTaacaaaattgacgaaatttaCGTGTTAAGTGCTCATAAGTTAATGAGTGGCCAAAACGTGTCAGACAGCTTACCGTACAGACAGGCAAACAGACGAGATAAGTATACATAATTCACTTAATTTTTTCCGCATACCAGATCACCGCGTTATCGGATACAGTGACATTTGTACATGTCAAGAAACTTGTCACCTCGTTTAAAAGCTCAAATTAAAGTCACTTCAGAGTTTTTCACGTTGACGTCACCCCTATTGCTGTCACTTGTTTCACAATCAAGCGGAGACGAGACGCTAGACACTGgagtaatattttcatgtatctCTCTATGTCTTCGTTCATTTGGAGGGAAAATATATATAACTTTACATAAGCCAAGATCTTTATGTTTAAATCAAAAAGTTGCACGTCATTTAATATGATAaaccatgcatatatatatatatatatatatatatatatatatatatatatatatatatatatatatatatatatatatatatatatgatagatAGACAAATAGATAGGTAAGtggatatagatatatatttaCGACGACGCATTATTTCAATGAGATTCATTAGCAAATAGATTACTACACAAGGTTTTGACGCTTAATTTTTTACTCCAAGCTACTTGTAAATTATGTTCTTAGGTTCAGATTTTGAGAAATGTTGAAACCTAGCTATCGGTAATGCGTTACGTCACACATCATGACGTGAGGATTATATTCTGTTTGGTATTTTGCGTGTGATTGTGTGTTTTCCCCACATGGTACACTGTCTGCAGTTTACTAAAATTGATGCGTAATAGCTACTATAAAACGTTACCCTTTCTGATTCAAAAGTGTCTGATGATGCTGATCAAAGCGCCGTGCCATATGGCTCAGCTCGGCTCAACGAATCGCCTTGTCCGAGAAGGAGGTCACTGCACCACGTGCTCAACACGCTCGGCGGCGTGATGTGCAACCACCCATCCACCCacgtaaaaaaaacaaaaatctttcCAATATTGCGACACTCCCTGTGCTATTCAACACTATTTGATGGAGAAACAGCATTTTAAAAAGAGGAGACAATATCCACTAAAATGACGAAATCCAGATAAGGACACAAGATAAAGTTTTATGAGTCGGAACCTCATATCATCCCATTCTTCGCTCAACGTGTTGGTATTTTCTGTATTGTGCATCATTTATTCCCGTTTGCAAGACATCACAATGTTTGAAATGTAATTAAACAGAAGTTACGTGGTAAGATTTCATAACTCACACTGGTTCTAAAACCGTGGGAAGACTCAAAGGAACGCGACTGTCTATCTATTTCATCTCCTGCCCTGGACTCCTCCCAAGTATAGTGGATAATGCTCTCAAGACTTAACGATCGTAAGAAGGGACAACACGTATATTAGTTTCAGctgacatgcatacatacatttacatacatAGGCATATgcaaaacgattggaactattttatGAGAACTGGATCTTTATagatttcaaatttctcaaaagtgttgggtgccccatactgaatgttgcaattaactattacaaattactcataaaaacacgtGCATTGCTTagagagaaaagcagatgagcgtACATTTGCAGAATAAACCGACATTaattcactatccaattatcccaatttagttccaatcgtgttatacatagataatacatagatacaaagatacatacataagcTTAGATAATACatgcattcattcatacatacatacatacacacatacatacatacatacatacatacatacatacatacatacatacatacatacatacatacatacatacatacatacatacacatacccgCCCGCCAACCTACaaacctacttacctacctcctacctacctacctacatacatacatgcatgcatgcatacacgcattcattcattcattcattcattcaaggATATATAACAGAGGGAGAGACAGACATTTAGACAGACGGGCAGACAGAAGGTAGAGGAGGAAGGCATGACATGTTCAGACAAAAAAGCAGATTCCCAGAATGTGCTAGTCATGGTGACAAATATTGGATACGGGATGACTAACCAGAATAATTGACCGATAATCACGCGACTGGCTGTCGAAACATCTACATTGTTGAGGGGTCGGTTCCAATGAATTGGTGCATGGTGCGTGTGTCTCAAACTTTCGAAGTCACTGCGGCTGACGCGATGACGTCAATGGATGACGTCACGCAGAGTTGGTGCATGGCGCTACCGAGTCCACAACCAATGGGGTTACTGGAAGTCGCAGACTCCGCAGTTAACTAAGTCATGGGGCTCGCTATTTGGATAGTTTCGAGTTCAAAAGGAAAATTCCTCGCAGGCACGACCATCTAATTTCCAACACAGTGATGATACGGTTCTTAAGAAGGGCAATGACGACAAAATCCAACTTGCAGAGTATGCCCATGATATCGCATCATTCGAGGCCCATCAGTCAATAATGTATGGTCAAATCCGAGATCTGAAATTCTGATCGTCATCGGGCAATATAACACTCTAAACCCTATAAAGTCGACATCTTTTGTATGGAATATAAAAATCTTGAGCGGAATGAAGTTTGCCTTTCGATTCTGTCACGTCAGTGACTTTGATGTCTGTTCGATAGTCGAAATGTAAATCTCGCCACATTTAACATCTTAGTCAACTGTTACATGAACGCTTCATACCTACATGTACAGTCATTTTGCTCGCATTGCCCCCATTTATTCTTTTAACGCAAACGTTTGACTTGTCGACAAGCTCGATCATGATGAAAAGATAGCTGTGATTAGGTTGCGATAAAATGCCTTAAAATGACCTTGAACTGGCCGGGGCAACAGCAGCTGATGaaactacaaaaaataaaagctTCCCGCGAAAAACGAAATTCGTGAAATCTAACAAGTGTGATCTGCACAAGTACCCACCTCTCACAACTGAGTGCGATCAAAGGCATAACATGAGCATTACAGCAGAGAAAAAATAGCATACGTCCATCCCTATGCGGGCTTTGAAATCTATACCAAATCTTATCATTCATGCTCTACTTCAGTCTTCTGGCGCGCAAAACCGAAAACGGTGTCAAAGGGTCGCTACATGAAAAGCAAAGACTCAAGGTCACGTTCAGTCATTCTGTATTATATTTGCTGAGTCATTTGTGAAgagactggtttttttttacctttgATAAAAAACTAAGGAGCTTTATACTGAAGGCTGTTTGAtgaagaatttcaaaattggtgaaattAGTGCTAACAGTTTGTAATATCAAGAAATAGCTGAAGACTCAGTTTTTCTGAGAATTACAGCTGGCTGACGAGAATTTGTGTTCAGAAAGGACGCGCCAAGGAGATTCGTGGCGAGCAGACGATCATTGGTTTGGCGGGAAAAAGCGAGTCATGATACTTTTATGCAGAATGCAGTGTACCTCCAATACTACTAGCTAAAACGAAAGCGTCATGGAAAGCTTCCCGAACGACATTCCAAACAGTTTGATGTACTGTAGTCGCCCATTGTAGAAGCTCAAAAAGCATTAACTCCATGTGTCTTGAAACCGTCGGAGTATTTCAGGGTGGGTAGACACCTAGGGGAAGGTCTCAGCGCGTGAACAAAGGTTCTCTTGTCGCCGCTTTCATTAATAATTCATCTAGCACAAGGCGCTTGAAACAGAATACATCTGACGTAAATTGACTATCAATTCCCCGTACTCAATGCAGTATATAAGAGACAATCATAtgtatcaaaagaaaaaaaaacaacggaAAAAAAAACCGCAGACGCAACGGAATTGCAAAACCTGTTGCTGttcaaacaaatttacaaagatGATGACAGAAGAACTTATGGTGCGTTCACAGGGTACTGTACGTATAGACACATCACAGGCGTGCCGATGAACAAAACGCCCGAACGAAATGACTGCACGCAAGCCCATGTTAAAGCCCCCACCTTATCGATCGATCCACCCCGGTAGTCCAGATTTAACCACTTTACAACTTTGGCTTAACTTCTCAAAAATGTACGTCCCCCTAGCTCTCATCACGTAGGAATGTCTGTCGATTGCCAGCGAAAccaatacttttatttttaaagtCTAGTCATGCGCGGGGTGTGCTGTCGGGTAGCTTTCCATTTTAATTACTACACCATTTACCAATCGACACGTCACGGTGTAGGAGATTTTAAAACTTTGGAAAACGTGAAAATTACCACATTTCATAATTAAGGCCTAGTAGTGACATTAGTAGGTACGGTATGCAATAAAAATCGACAAGTATAAAATCGCTAAAGTGGATTCTGATGTTCCAGACACAGCAAATGAACTATAGCGTTATTTGCGATGAATGTGTCAGTATTTCCAGTTGGCAACCAGTTGGGATATACGTGTAGTCACGTCACGACTTGCATGAATAAACTGTCTCCTGTAGTCAAAGCGACCACTTTACTTTTCGAATTTTGTCTAAATGCAAATCACTGTGGGCGCCAATCGAgagtttctgaaacttaaaaaaaagtttaaaacaaGAGAGCCATAAAAAGAAGAAAATCTTCAGGAAAAAAATTTCACTTACCATTCATCAAGTTCGCCATCATGGCCATTGGGGGACCATCGTGAGGGTGGGCACCGTTCATCGGTGCTGGGCCCATCATCATCTTCGGCATCGGGCCGGCGCCGGCCGTAGGCCCTCCACGCATACTGGACAGCAGCTTCAAAGACATCAAATGGTGGACCGGGAAGTTTCGAAGTTTTTCTCGCCTTTCGGTTCTTGTCGAAATCAGCTGGTAGAACTACTGACTTTCCGCTGAAACCGTCCCTTTTATACATCGCGTTCTGTTCACCTTATATCGCCCCCTCGCGCGATTATTTGCCGGGCACCCAGGTAAATATAGGTCAGGGCAAGAAAGTAGGCCACACAATGACCCGATTAAGTGAATGACCTCTCATACTTGTGGACACCCTAGGCACTGATCAGAATGCAAGCCTTAAGTCGAGTATAATAAAAATGTCAACATACCTTTAAAATGTGTTAACCTACCGCAAAACATTAATTTATTCGATGATAATATTTTGCCTGAGTGTGTACGAATTGTCAAAAACTCACGCTAAAATCGTTCGGCCAGTCTCAAATTGGTATTATCTAAGTGCATAATCATCAGTAGGCTAGAGGGACAGAATTATGTGTCAAAAACCGAGACATTCGATGAGGCTGATGAAATCATTGTGTTTAACCAAATGGTTGTACGCATCTGTTGCGCAAGACAGGAATTCTTCGATAGTGTGTCACCTATATGAAGATCGCTTGAATGAAAAAGCTCGAACTATTTGGCATAGCTATACTTGTAGAGGTAAATTGCTCCTTGCTATTGTTTGCGTATAGTGTACACGTGCCTTACGTTGAGTAACCATATATGTAGATATACAGCCGTATTCGCTGTAAACGTCCATTCGCAAAAGCCCATTGTTCGTGACGCGAACACTGGGGGCACCTTCTACGCACTTCTTGTATTCGAAGATAGCTTTGAGTCAAAGAACCTTGTTTATATCTGAGAAACAGTGTCAACAAGTTTTTTTCCTCGAAGTCTTGAGTCGATAACCCCACTTCCGCGTCTAAAGCAGGCTTTCCGTCGTAAACATAAATACTGACTAACCACTTGTTTATTAATAATAAAGTGCGGGaaaattgcaaaacatttatttttcggACGTGAATTTGCCACACAGGCGTGGTGTCAACGACCGGTTAGTGGGTCTGATTTACAGAAATGCGGTTTTTGAGACACCGATATTATCATCCTTAAACGAAAACACGACCCAATGCATAATAGGTATACGGACTATGTACATTGTGCTACACaacattgtttgttttattaaaattaagcTTACTCGTACTAGGCCTAAGCGTCACTTTTTCGACAGAACTGTCCAGGTTTACGAACGTTCGACAAACATTTGATAATCTGCACTTGACCCTGTGGACGTGTCTACTCGTCCTCTTTTTGTCTTCGTCCCTAATGTCTACCAATCCTTACTCGCTGTGAAATAACCCATAAAATCATAGGTGTCCCCAGTAAGAAGTGAACTGCACTCCTGACGGAAACCATTCGGATTGCTTTCGTCATTTTCGACGAATGAATAACAAAAAAAGGTAGAAATCAAAAATGGCACGACTTCATGTTGTAGAGCGCGACCAGTATTCCGTATTTGTGAGGGGTGGGTCATTGGGATCTTTGGAGTGGTCAAAACTGAATTTGTTGATCTGCTGAGAAATAGCcttaaagtttttgaaaataattgtacCAATGTAAATCGAGACTGATATGTGTATGTAATTCCGAACAGCATACTATGCCTAATTAAAGAATATGttcaaatatatttaatttcgGAAAACTAAAATGTATCTTTGCatgctgaccccccccccctggaggCTACGACGGTGCGTCCCTTGGAAAAATCCAGTGCCATAGTCCAGTATGTTAGTTTCCCGCCAGGCACTGTTCGTTCGGCACGTAAACTAGCGAATCAGCAGAAAAAATACGAGCGCGTGAGCTTGAGCACAGCAGGATAAAGTTGGCACCAATTTTTCTACAATATTTGCGTGACGCACATTGCGAATTAAACTATCGACCCTGTCTGATGGCAAATctttgaagaaaatattttgattgagCCCAAAGCCAGGAAGAAATCTAAGGCTAAATGAGATTCCCCCTGGTGGGACTTCTGTTCTGTGTCAAGTTGACCCGGCTACTTCAttcatatcatttttcatttatttgtggGAGGGGCTTCCGTACACAGAAACAACACTCTGCCACGAACCTCCAGTAACATACGCTCTTCAGTAAACCACATGGGGAATGTGCCGCAGATCACGACTGCCGTGCGTGTGTGACTGCTGTCCACTTTCAGACGACATTGCAGTCGGTCAACGGAGAGCCAATCACCtatttgccaaaacaaattTAAGCAGGCGACGATCCTATTGTGGACTAGACTTTGCTTGCGTCGACTTTTCGTGTGACCGGTCGTCAAACCTTTTGGGCAGGACGAACGCGGTGTGGAAACACTTCGTGTAGAAATTTTGGACACCTGTTGACTGAACGTGAATAATATTAAAACGAGAAATAAAAATCTAAGGCGTTTATTTTTCTACATAGTGTGGATGCCATATAAGAAACCTATTGTCATACTGACACCACCGTAGGCTTATGTATTGAGAGTGGCTTAGAAAATAGCTAACTTAAGCCCGAAATTGGCTCTGCCCGTTTATGGTTAATGGGCTTTACGTTTTTCAATCGTGTGGCTAATTCGTAATTGTTCACACCTCGCGATCTGCGCTATGTACAATTTGCAACACACCTTTGGGAACCAGTTTGGCAGATGTGGCTCGTCTGAATATATCAAGTGACCCTTCGTTTGAACAAGGaactacggtggcccctacacgccacggaactctattacttttgaatataaactctaatttttcttgacaatatctttaatatttgtgagAGATTTAttttctccaccgcaaacttttaattttgtacgggcaactttatcttaacattatcttaactttacttctcgaaagtagctttagttttaacaataaagaaaatatgtttctcaaaagtttttattttgtaaaacaaacgtaaattttttcaagataacagactcccctacacgtcatggaaatttattacttttgaacataaactcatatttcttggcaatatatttaatatttgtaagaaattttatttctccacagcaaacttttatttctgaacgcagaaactttatttttggggtaaactgtttttaaaaacttttaacaaaaacactttaacttttaaaaattaacattaactttgaacaaaatatttgtttctcaaaaacgttttttatccgaaaagaagtaaaaattgttcaacaGAGTGTTGAAGATAtttgctgagcgcgaactgagttacttaaatgacataaccttatgtccttagagcagaaaacttaaattcttaaagaaaagttttatttttcaagagtaaaaattatttctttatggaaaaaagattttctcagagcagcaaattgaaatatagtgaataaatttttttctcaatggagagaaattattttctgaagacaacaaaactaattccttcaagatatattttccacatatgagtgtggtttaagaatttggtaaaactgaactgaaacGAAAAGGAGAACGAAAaagggatgaaaaagtcaaacttacttttcttcagagcgaaatttatttctgagaggagaaatatttcatgtgagggcgcaattacctataatgcatagcaaactctttctagcgagagtaaacatacTTTTGGAAGAGTAAAAcaatttttccgacgagcaaaactattttaacggcggcggaagttaaagtatcccaccatgcaacacccaagtttgatgacccagagtctccgagttggtagccggtatcagacagttcgtgttcatgtcggctacatggacgatctgctctccgagacaaccatgactgacttcatcggcgatacggGCACGCCtgcccggccctaccctgcctgcgtacgatgctgtgtgttggggccgtataacgccgggaactcacaacatcgtacacagggctacgggCACGCGGGTCAGTTGCTGCGGATCCATAGCCCTACCATTCCCTGTGCTGGTTATGTTAACCAGCacagggagtggtagggctacggatccgcagcaagcgggtcagttgccacttgtctgagtccccgaagaacggttttatgtttgagtgattcgtcctgacggcagacggtgtgcgacgggaccgcattggggttcttcattagctctgcatgacaTAGCCCTGCgaacaggtctgtgtgttccggcGTTATTATACGTtattagagaggtttagttacacgtaattacgtgtaactaaacctctctactatacgccgggaacacacagacctgtacgcagggctatgcatggcagggctgtgtgttaccggcattatacAGTCTCCCGCCACCaataacaccggtaacacacagcacacacagccaatgtgtgtgatattcatcttttctaagaggagaagccagattcgtaatttatagaaactgaaactgaaccgaacccgccagatttgaccacagtcgcggactggttttgactttcacgtaCGTGTGGTTTGCGGGgtcaaaaacgtgaaagtcTACCAGCCCGTaaacagtccgggttatgtccatagagaggatattacgattgaccaatcagcgaacctgccgccgccaacgtcatgaataattaaccatgcaatcCGTGGCTCGCAGATTGTAATGAGTTCGGAACTTTCGGCCAGATttcaccctttatttttagcactaggtagtttttagatgtagacgttatGCACAATGTTCAGTACGGTCGAGATGGCGACTGACACTGGTGGTTATTATATCGAATATTACTTCTTTGGATGGTTTTCCTGGCTAGGTaccgctcctagaaatcaggatttgacccttgtaaatttacagcaagttatttgtcgccaaatatcgcctattttggtcaaatttaatttaacctttccatctgtagcatggagaatgtttcaagctttgcaacgatgggtcaactgttcttgtcaatgatcggagcacgatggagcacgattttttcgatcaccatgcatttcccggtacgattgacccttcgctcagaaaaacgcgcgcagaatcaatcgccgagaagttaaccagaAGCTGGTAAAGAgtacgaaaaacgtccaataactctttgtcgaacatggtctagggtaaagaaactcagaaaactattcctgaaaaAATCCTTACAGTTTTTAACGCGGTAGAACGTCGCAAATTGACTCGACACCTCCGGGTAGCCAACATTCTCACTCGATCGGTCACGGTGGATCAGTCAGGTCATATCGCGATCTCAGCATAACATTCCAAAGTGAACCCACTTAACCTTtaacctcattacatatacagtatgtgattggttcttgctttaacctcattacatatacggtacgccattggcttttcatattatcctctatatggacataacccggactgggtaaaaggcatatcccgccgaaaacaccacagctgtggacccCTGTGGACCCACAACTACTGTTTTGAACCAcgctcgactgtggtcaaatctggcgggccaggttcagtttcagtcgaagactctatcaattacgaatctggcttatagaaaagatgactatcacacaacataacatttcacaacacagcaactgatgaaggaatagctctggatggc is a window encoding:
- the LOC139139782 gene encoding uncharacterized protein is translated as MSLKLLSSMRGGPTAGAGPMPKMMMGPAPMNGAHPHDGPPMAMMANLMNGKLFNFLQNRDLVIQIARKHRELTFSEETQLLYDNLDPASPTVIIGMMTIWSDTANQVLRETCPEFPDFKGTPMGVFVIEMLLQKYEKDPEVRRHLDFMYEFRSMMQSGNLRIGDSIPDVDVVSLDTQQRHSLPSLTTQNERPTVVIASSFS